From a single Anomaloglossus baeobatrachus isolate aAnoBae1 chromosome 4, aAnoBae1.hap1, whole genome shotgun sequence genomic region:
- the LOC142303030 gene encoding olfactory receptor 5L1-like, producing MTSANLTGLNTFFLLGFQGLQDVRFFLFSSLLMVYVATILGNLLILALVYTNSQLHHPMYYFLSHLSSCDLILTSSVSPLALQVILHNGSNISVIGCIAQFYIFGTSLVIECLLLTIMSYDRYLAICHPLRYSITMTFQLCHCLMAFCWFLGVMVTLIIVILISDLSFCRDNVIDHFFCDFAPLIQLACSDTSILEMVVLAIATPETFFEVFFIICTYICIVVAILQISSTTGRQKAFSTCSSHLSTVCMYYGTLIAIYVSPSRGQSIGVKKILSLLYTVVPPLFNPYIYSLKNQEIRAAIKKWI from the coding sequence ATGACTTCAGCAAATTTGACAGGTCTTAATACATTCTTCCTTCTCGGGTTCCAGGGTCTTCAGGACGTAAGAttctttcttttctcttctcttcttaTGGTCTACGTGGCCACTATACTTGGGAATCTTCTGATCTTGGCTCTAGTCTACACTAACTCTCAGCTCCACCACCCCATGTACTACTTTCTCAGCCATCTGTCATCTTGTGATCTTATTCTCACGTCATCTGTTTCCCCATTGGCGCTTCAGGTCATCTTACACAATGGATCAAACATTTCTGTTATTGGTTGCATTGCACAATTTTACATCTTTGGTACCTCCTTAGTCATTGAATGTCTTCTTCTCACTATTATGTCTTATGACCGATATTTGGCCATATGCCATCCATTACGGTATTCCATCACAATGACTTTCCAGTTGTGCCATTGTCTGATGGCTTTCTGCTGGTTCTTGGGTGTTATGGTAACCCTCATCATTGTCATTCTCATCTCAGACCTTTCCTTTTGTCGTGATAATGTCATTGACCATTTCTTCTGTGACTTTGCTCCTCTTATACAGCTTGCTTGCTCCGATACGTCTATTCTGGAGATGGTAGTGCTGGCGATAGCCACCCCTGAGACGTTCTTTGAGGTGTTCTTCATTATCTGTACTTATATCTGTATAGTGGTGGCCATACTTCAGATATCCTCCACCACTGGGAGACAGAAAGCCTTCTctacctgcagctcccacctctctactgtatgtatgtattatgGAACCCTTATTGCCATCTACGTGTCACCTTCCAGAGGACAATCCATCGGCGTTAAGAAGATTCTATCTCTACTATATACAGTGGTGCCTCCATTATTTAACCCTTACATTTACAGCCTGAAAAACCAAGAAATAAGGGCAGCCATAAAAAAGTGGATTTGA